The window AGAAGGCCATTATACCTCATCATCCTTAAATAGCAGGGCCACCACCCCTCCCGTAAgtaaggtggtgtttggttctcttgtcctAAGACTTTTtctaatcccaattaaaaagtcccTAATGCCTAAAAAGTCTCTTtctgtttgtttccagagactaaaaagtccctagtccctttctagagattattaaatgaccatgttgccccctaatatatagaaaaataacaatcacaCAATACCATGGGATGGCGGACCAATGagtgcatggaggggcattgttggaaaagttccAAAAAGACTCtctttgagagtcttcttcatttagtctcaaatgcctagtttagtctcTAAAAAGTCTCCCCCTGGTAAAAAAGTAAAAAAGTctttaagagggactttttctagtctctaCATAAAAAaatccctgaaaacaaacacccctAAATCCAAGCCCCGGCCATTCAAGCCACATACTAGTAGTAACATGCATTGACTTATTACACGCAGATGTCATTAGTACTGGCATGATGATTGGGTCAAGGCTGATCTGATCCAATCACCTGCTGCAAATGCGTTACCGGTTCTCTTGGTATTCTATCATCTACTGCTACCGGGCCAGCTTCGCGGCTTTGGCATTGGCAGTAGTACCATGTAGTGCTAGAAAACGAGATTTTTTTGGCGCAGGGCGCTTGTCCTGCCGTCGTGACGGCTGACGAGTGTCGGGACGCTGGTCCGTGTCCGGTTGACCGCTGCCCCAACTCCTCATCAAGAGTTGAGTTTCTTTATCGTGTCAGGGTCAGTTCGAGGCAGCGGCACAGTGTTTTTTATGGCGGCCGAGCTGATTGTTTAAGCTGCGTCCTGAGACCGAGCCGCGGGGCATGGCCGGCCGCCCCATTGTTTAAGCTGGGTCGCATCTCATCGCGTCGCGTTTCAGTTTGAGCTGAGCTGCGATGGCCTGGCTAACTTGTTTTCATGAGACAGACATCACAGCTCACTGTGCGCCAAAACAGCAGCCGATCGCAGCTTTCttcgcgacaaggttgcttgtgaaGTTTCCCTAAAAAAAAAAAGAGGTTGCTTGTGAAGTTTCAACGGCTGGAATCAGCGGAGCGTCCAAGCAGAGCAGATCGATTGGAAGACAGACACAATCAGCTCGCTGTAAAAGAAAACTATCTAGGGCACCTCTAGATGTGCCCTGCTTATTGTACATCTAAGTGGCTCAATCAagttagaaagaaaaagaaaaaatacaaaaaaaatatggttgCACAAATTTTGAcgtaaaatcaatgacatagggtttggatgtgctttagcaaaactgaaaaaaaaaactTAATATTCATGAATGATATTATTACTGAACAAAGAATATTTTTTTTCATTATATATAAAGGATGAGATCAATTCCGAAGCGGCTTTTCTTATTCTAGCAGACGGAATTTCTTTGGTCTAACTTAGgactttccaatctattttattttaccAAATTCTAACACCCTCCGGTCCAAATTAATTGTACAAGTTGTACTAACTGCATTTGTTAGCCAGAAACGAAATGTGAATGCCAATATCCGGCACTTTGTTTTGTTCGAAAACGCAGCCGCTCTATGCTGCCAAACATAGACAGGCGCTCGCTAAGTCCTCTCACGCCCAGACTCGAAATCCAGCGATTTTTCCTCAACACATGGTGGCGTGCACACAGACATCAATCTGTTGTGGAAGAAACGCAAACGCGCGGTTGCAGTGGCTAAAAAATGATAGATCAGACTCAGCAAATAAGCGCACCAAGTCAAGAAGTTGACGCCTGCGACCTGCCGTTGCTAAGACAAAGTCGGAAAGAAGAGACTACTACTCCCTCTGCAAAATAAtactataagagcgtttagatcactacttacaGAGAGAATAGAACCCAAGCCTTTTTTGCCCCAAATGGTAACTGGTGGCCAAATTTCACCACTTTATTTCAACTCAGACGCCGTTTCACCTCAAGTTTTCCGGTGCGGGATTTCCGACCATTTCCCCTCGCCTGCTTTAGCAAGTTATAAGAATTTCTCAACAACAAAATAGGCAAGTTAAGAAGCAATCGCTTTCACCCGTGCCGTCTTTCTAGTCTAGAATAGTTCCTGCTGACGAGTCCACATCTGTGCCTAAGCCCTTGGCCCCCTCCTCTATCTGCAGCAGATCAGACGGCAACTGTTTTCACCAAGCTATGATTTGTTGCAACATAAAAGAATGGAGAACGAAATTTGACTCGGTTTGTGGTTATCAGAGAGGATCAATTCATCGCATCAGAAAACAAGTCACATCGAAGCAGTCTCGGTTGTTTGGAGCTACCAATTAAGCAACAAAGCTCAaggcttagagtagtgattttgcaGTGCAGACACATGCCCCAAATTGACCAGGCCGACTGTGGTATCAACCACTTCAGGCTTAACCTACTGCAAAGCTCTCTTATTCTATGCACATAACATGTAAGCAGAAGAGGGCAAACGAGCCCAGTGTCGTGATTCGAATCATCGAAATCTTGTGCCTAGAAAGCTTGCATTTGGCCGATACTACTGGGAGAATCAGGAATCATCTACGTGGCAGGTAAACCCAGTGTTCGTTCAACCAGAAAAATATGCTACATTTCATAACGCTGGAAGAGCCTCCATACACAGTTATGGAAGCAGGTGGGCGGCCAGCGGAAACAAGGCAAGAGACAACCGACTCAGAGATTCAGGTAGATTATACCTTGCCAGTACAGATCATTACACCAAACTAAAACAGCCAGGATGACGTAACGCGTACATCTCATTTAACTACAAGGTGACAGACATGAAAAATGATGCAGAGATAGATGGCAAAAATAGGAAGAACAAAGCGTGAAGGCTAACCCATTTGACTTCACATGGATAGTCCAAAGTGCAACCGGGGCGCCCAAGCTACACAAGATAAAGACATAAGACTGAAGTCACCGCAGAGAAAATCATTGCGTGCAGGCTAACCCATTTGAAATGCAGGCGGCATCTAAATGAAGCAAATCATCAAACTTGGAAGAAGCCATATAGATAGACAGCTAATCATAGACGAAAGTGACTCGAAACAATAACCTTTATGCATTACGGCAGCAAACACAGATTTGGAAGATGCAAGGTAACTAAATGTAGAATAAAGCTCCACGATTGATATGTCAGATAAGATACTCGATTTGCAAAGCTCTTAGTTATAGTTAAGAGAATCTTGACTCTTATGCAAGGACATCCTTGTTGTCGATTTTTGGTGACGGAACGAAACTGAAAGCACGAATAGTCAAATGATAGGAGTTCAGGTGTCTCCGTCAAGGATAGACTAAATTACCAAAGCCCTATATGACCAATAATAACAATCAGCACCTCCTATCATAAATATCAGGCCCTTCATAACTAGAATGGATTCAGAAATAGTTCACTGAAAGAGGGAGTAAAAAGAATTTGGTTACGTGTCCAAGGCCCCCAATGATTTGAAAATGTTATCACTTAGCAGCATATTTTCATGACCAGTactatgaaggagtgagatgcgtgTCTATTTGATTTTCAGCACAAGCTTGTAAAACATTTGTGTCTATCTAAATCTTGATTGAAGATTTATTAAACTCTTCACTAAAAGTCAAACATTACAGAAGCCGTGGCCTGTGGGCAACAATTTCGTTCATTTAAGTATAGCCCTCCAACAAGATATGCATGTAGAACACTTCAACATCTCTGGAAGCAAAACACAGCCAGCAGTCAGAAAAGGGTGCATATATCTTCAGGCTTTCGGGAAACGCAGCAAAACCTTTGAGGTTTAGAAGATTAAGTATAGCCCTCCCACAAGATAAGGATCAGAAAGGGTGCATATATCTCAGACTTTAAGAAAGTCAAACATTACAGAAGCTCTGGACAACAAATATAATTTAGTTAAATTTAATATatctgtacataagtatagcccccCCACAAGATAAGGGTCAGAAAGGGACTTTGTCACTAAACCTTACACTAGCAAGTAACAACTGaagttgtaactccaaaaatcgagAAGCACAAGTGCAGGACAATTCAGTAAGACCAACACAATATGAACATTGTCACTACTATAGAGTTTTGAACATTCAAGAGGATTTAAGGGCCAACCAACAATGCAGCTCTAGAAACCATCTAAAGATCACTGATAATGAAACGAAGCAGCAATGAGATGATGAAATGCAGCCCAAATCCATTATTCTTATTCAGGCTTTAGGCAAGAAAAACAAACAATCCTACTGAGTTTTCTTGGGGAATGATCACCAGTACAATTACATAGTCGGAAAAATCCAAAGGTCGAATCAGGGGATTAAGAAATAAttctggcccatcttcatcaattgTGTTCAAGGTTTGTATCAGAATAGGTCACTAAGAGGAAGTTCAGTTTGAATCACACCAAAGTGGACAACAACTAAACAGTGTTTCACCTAAGTGGTCTACCTATGTTTGATCTCTTTGCCCTTTCCCCATAAATACATTATTACATCTAAGAGAGTAGATTAAAGGTGCTCCTCGCTCTTCTAGGTTTAGGCATAATTACCCGGTGGTACTAACCACTACAATTTCACCGCTAACATAAGTGATAAAAGTTCCAATGCACTTACAGGCTTGCAGCAGTATAGCAAGTAAACAAGAGGATGTGAAGTAAGTATGAACAAATATAGACAAGTAATTAGCAGAGGCTTATGTGTTATCTCCAATTTGTATCCTGGTAGGTTCATACGAGGAGAAAAAAATGGAGGTAACTCAAGAAACAGCACATATTTGCAGTATTGAATAAAAATTCCATCCCAAAATCCAGTGGGCACATTGTATATATCATGCCAAAAGTGAATTACAGAGCCTTTCTCCTTAGATCAAAAGAGACCGCTTAAACAAGCATTAGAGGAAAAAAGATTAAACTTTATTGGCTCTGCCCCTGGTATTGATGCATTCACTTCGTGCAGCCCGGTGGAACTGCTAGAAAGGATTACCTTGCAGGCGCTGCTGCAGGGGCATTTACGACGTTCCTGCGCACCACCCTGGGGCCTCCGCCATTGCCATTCAAATTCAAGCCATTGGCACTGTCCCCATCACCCACAATCAAATCCCGAAGGCCCGAGGTGAGGtccttctctctcttctccttctccttctgctTGGCCCTGGCAGCGGCGGCAGCGAGCGGCTCGAAGTGGTTCCCGTAGATGTACTCGGCGGAGTAGCCGTCCTCGTCGTCAAAGAGCATGACGTGGCCGTGCCACTCCCACACGCGGTACTCCCCACCGGCCTCGTCGTGGAAGCCGACGCACAcgtggtggtcgccgacggcgacggACTGGCCCGAGTTGGGCTTAAGGGCGTCCCCGTCGCCGGCGAGCACCATCCGGACGATCTCCTTCTCCAGCTTGGCCTCCTCCCGCGAGAGCATCCGGCGCCGCCTGGCCTCCCCGGAGGCCTCCCCGTCGGAGAGGCCGCCGTCCTCcccttcttcgtcgtcgtcgtcgtcgtcgtaggACTCGCCCGCCGCGGCGGAGAGCGCGGCGAACTCGTTGAGGAGGAAGTCGTCGAGGTCCTGGGTGAGGAAGGAGTTGGTGTCGAGGAAGGGCGGGCGGAGCTGGACGCGGTTCATCAGGTTCTGGAGGAAGAGCGCGTCGACCGGCGccgcggagggggcggcggcggaggggcggggcgGCTGCGGCGCGGTAGGGGCCATGGGCGCGGAGGCGTGGTAGGGTTTTGGGTTTGGGGGCGCgtgggcgtgggcgtgggcgtGGGCTTGTGTTGTGTGGATGCAGACCTGCAGATAGGCGAAGGGAACGATCGGAGAGAGGTGGTTGGATGTGAGAGACCGGGAGATATTTTTCTCGTGGGACTGCAGGAGATGGGCTTCATCAGGTTGGGCCTTACTTTTTCACTTATGCGGGCTGTACCCCTAAAAAAACTTTATGCGGGCTTGCAGGTAGTAGTTCATTCCCGCCGCCATGGCTATTTCTCGTGTAAATTAGTGTAGATGCAGGAGTATCATCAGACCGGAACGTGTGTGTACGGCAGCTTGTGTGTGTCGAGCTCGTGATGGAACTTTTCAGGGCTCATCTATGCTGGTCATTCAAGGCATGACAGGCAGAGAGGGGATGTCCCTGACGCAAGATCTTGAAATGGATCACCTTCAAATATCTTTACATTGTAAACAGGTGGTACCACCACAAGAGAGATCTTACATCTCCCTTTAGGGAGGCATCTGTGGTTGGGCATCTCACATGACCCAATTGTAATTTCTATAGACATTTTAGCTAATCAATAAAGGCATAGCAAGCTTTTCTCAAAACAAAAAATCACGCTAGGGCTATTTCTCGCCGGTTTTTCCGGGTGTTTTTCTTTAGGTTTCTTCCGACCTGGATTTTACACGGgtttatttctttttgttttaattttttaattttcaAATACATGCACTTTTTCTAAGTTTTAaaactttttcaaatttgttaATTTTTCTCAAATCTGTAAAAATCAAGTTTGCGTACCTTTTCAAATTTGTCAACTTTTTGCTTTACATGTGTTTCTAAATTACGAAGTTTTTTCTGAATGTTgtcaaatttttgaattttttgtgaAATTTTATTCAAATCCACGAGTTttttttctcaaattcatgaacttgTTGGAAATTTCATGATTCGTTTCCAATTatcatttttttaaaattcataaacTTTTGTTCATTTTTTTCTAATTACGAACTCCAAGTCTTGAACATTTTTTGATAATTCATGAAATTTTGTCAAatctttttgtgattttttttcaaattcacaagtTTTTCATTTTTGCAACCTTTTCAAATTACGAACTTTCCAAATCTTGGAATCATGTCAATTttgtgaaaaagaaaagaaaaatcatgaattttttcATAAGTCAATGGTAAACTTTCCTTGTCAACTATCAATAGTCACCGATCGGTCGACACCCGAAGGGCGTTGGTCCATTAGTTTAAAGAAACTACCACGGAGCCTGACAtttcatccatgatttatgcacgaCGGCCAATCAAACAGATGTGTTGCACTTTCTATCAAGATTGGATGGCTTGATGTGCACCATCGTGCATGGATCGTGATAAAAGCGTCGTGTGCATAGCAATGTTCTTAGTTTAACGATATAAAAATGTGTTGCTGGGATGTTACGTTAGCTCATGCCAAAGGCGCTAATTAGGATGTCTTTGTGACTTGGTGAGGCGAGGAACCCCTCCCTTGCCATGAAGCTTAGGAGACAGAGCCTAATCCACAATTCACATTCTCGCTCTTCGCGCTCACATCAAGATTAGAAGTCTGGAATGGAAAAACCATATTTGACCCTCTCTACGTCAAAGGGTCGACTAATTGTATAGGCGCGACCAATTAGGTCGGCCCATCACCCACTGTACATATAGCCTCGCAATTCCGGTTTTGAGAACTTTCTTCCAAGCCAGTTTTtatcggttttgggaaccttctaaaaGATCCCTGAACcggtatttttttttgttttgttttttcgcTGTTTATTTATATTGTTTCTGAAAATTGTTTGGAGTTCCATAAAATGTTTGCCTTTAAAAAATCAGAATTAAAAAAACGTATTGAAACAAAATCACAAATTAAAACAATATTTGTGTTTAGCAAAAATTGATCGAGAATTTAACAGATGTTACCTTCTCATTTCTTGTTCACAAATTTTTAAAATATTATTGTTTTCTGAAAAAATGTCCATTAACTTTAAAAGGTGtaagtattttaaaaaatgttgcatGTTTGCAAAAAATTCTTTGCTCTCTCAGAAACATTAGATTTTCAATAATTGTCcattgattcaaaaaatgtttgtggtttcaatttttttttgcagattcaaaaaatgttagaATTTTCATTTTTTTCGgagtttcagaaaatgttcaggTTTGACAATCCGAATTTCTAAAAGTATgcacattttcaaaaaaaatcacaaattcaaaaaatgttaaagttttaaaaaaatgtttgaacATTTTGTAACTTCCATGTTTCAAAAACAATCcactttctgaagaaaaaaatcacaactgaaattttagaaaatgtttgatGTAATGCTGTTGAAAAATCTTAATACCCCGCACCTATTAACCAACAAAGTTGTTCATGTTCAGGTCAGCTTGTTAGCTGCGCGCTCGTATGTGAGGTCGTGTGTTCAAACACGAGTGAGCATGATGTGTTCTGGAATTTTGCACAGTGTGCTCCCCCTTTAGGGTCAG is drawn from Triticum dicoccoides isolate Atlit2015 ecotype Zavitan chromosome 4A, WEW_v2.0, whole genome shotgun sequence and contains these coding sequences:
- the LOC119285309 gene encoding uncharacterized protein LOC119285309; the protein is MAPTAPQPPRPSAAAPSAAPVDALFLQNLMNRVQLRPPFLDTNSFLTQDLDDFLLNEFAALSAAAGESYDDDDDDEEGEDGGLSDGEASGEARRRRMLSREEAKLEKEIVRMVLAGDGDALKPNSGQSVAVGDHHVCVGFHDEAGGEYRVWEWHGHVMLFDDEDGYSAEYIYGNHFEPLAAAAARAKQKEKEKREKDLTSGLRDLIVGDGDSANGLNLNGNGGGPRVVRRNVVNAPAAAPASLGAPVALWTIHVKSNG